The following coding sequences lie in one Myxococcus xanthus genomic window:
- a CDS encoding sensor histidine kinase, whose amino-acid sequence MALAIGSPSPERRARPRLWLVFAAVGVAGFALTLAGLAFVRVYDNQLIRQTESELIAQGAVVAEVFRERLRATVPEGVYGRERTAPWPFPIPDDTRLRPILPSLRASDASLPPGDTPRPSLVPAEPLSQAAGLQLTPLLEQVRAATLAGIRVVDTEGVVVASSSPALLWTTLADRTEVQRALRGEPVSVMRRRVADPEDTPLASLSRDTGIRVTVALPVLEGDRVWGAVVLTRTPMTFAKATYADRWNLTATGFVLLGAVALMSLAAAALVGRPVRALVKQTRAIAMSDPAGFEPMARPVVAELAELSESLAGMATALRDRNQYIRSFAANVSHEFKTPLASIQGAVELLRDSADAMSPEQHARFLANVDADARRLTRLVQRLLELARADSMTATLAQVELGPLLEGLALRARAEGATDIHVTAPPTGLKVSLPQEVLDDVLWQLVTNARQHGGDTIRVDLSVEQAPEADMVRVVVKDNGKGISEANRARIFDAFFTTARERGGTGLGLTIAQSMLRAFHARLELLPSDTGTTFAVVAPVPRLQRK is encoded by the coding sequence ATGGCCTTGGCTATCGGCTCGCCCTCCCCTGAGCGCCGCGCGCGCCCGCGCTTGTGGCTGGTGTTCGCCGCCGTGGGCGTCGCGGGGTTCGCCCTCACGCTTGCGGGGCTCGCCTTCGTGCGCGTCTACGACAACCAGCTCATCCGCCAGACGGAGTCGGAGCTGATTGCCCAGGGCGCGGTGGTCGCGGAGGTCTTCCGCGAGCGGCTGCGCGCCACCGTGCCGGAGGGCGTATACGGCCGCGAGCGCACCGCTCCCTGGCCCTTCCCCATTCCCGACGACACGCGCCTGCGCCCCATCCTCCCGTCGCTCAGGGCCTCGGATGCGTCCCTGCCACCGGGCGACACGCCTCGGCCTTCGCTCGTTCCCGCGGAGCCGCTGTCACAGGCGGCCGGACTGCAGTTGACGCCGCTGCTCGAACAGGTGCGCGCGGCGACCCTGGCCGGCATCCGCGTGGTGGACACCGAGGGCGTCGTGGTGGCCAGCAGCAGCCCCGCGCTGCTGTGGACGACGCTGGCGGACCGCACCGAGGTCCAGCGGGCCCTGCGCGGCGAGCCCGTCAGCGTGATGCGCCGCCGCGTCGCCGATCCCGAGGACACCCCACTGGCGTCACTCAGCCGCGACACCGGCATCCGCGTCACGGTGGCGCTGCCCGTGCTGGAAGGCGATCGCGTCTGGGGCGCGGTGGTGCTGACGCGCACGCCCATGACGTTCGCCAAGGCGACGTACGCGGACCGGTGGAACCTCACCGCCACCGGCTTCGTGTTGCTCGGCGCGGTGGCGCTGATGTCGCTGGCCGCCGCCGCGCTGGTGGGCCGGCCGGTGCGCGCGCTGGTGAAGCAGACGCGCGCCATCGCCATGAGCGACCCCGCGGGCTTCGAACCCATGGCGCGCCCCGTGGTGGCGGAGCTGGCCGAGCTCTCCGAGTCCCTGGCCGGCATGGCCACCGCGTTGCGAGATAGGAACCAGTACATCCGTTCCTTCGCGGCCAACGTGTCGCACGAGTTCAAGACGCCGCTGGCCTCCATCCAAGGCGCGGTGGAGCTGCTTCGAGACAGCGCCGACGCGATGTCCCCCGAGCAACACGCGCGGTTCCTCGCCAACGTGGACGCGGATGCCCGCAGGCTCACCCGCCTGGTGCAGCGCCTGCTGGAGCTGGCCCGTGCGGACTCCATGACGGCCACGCTCGCGCAGGTGGAGCTGGGCCCGCTGTTGGAGGGGCTCGCCCTTCGCGCCCGCGCGGAAGGCGCCACGGACATCCATGTGACGGCACCGCCCACGGGACTGAAGGTGAGCCTCCCGCAGGAGGTGCTCGACGACGTGCTGTGGCAGCTCGTCACCAATGCCCGCCAGCACGGTGGCGACACCATCCGCGTGGACCTGTCGGTGGAGCAGGCCCCGGAGGCGGACATGGTGCGCGTGGTGGTGAAGGACAACGGCAAAGGCATCTCCGAGGCCAACCGTGCGCGCATCTTCGACGCCTTCTTCACCACCGCCCGCGAGCGAGGCGGCACGGGCCTGGGCCTGACGATTGCCCAGTCCATGCTGCGCGCCTTCCACGCGAGGTTGGAACTGCTTCCTTCCGACACGGGCACCACCTTCGCGGTGGTGGCGCCCGTGCCCCGGCTTCAACGGAAGTAG
- a CDS encoding DUF692 domain-containing protein produces MTHAVSETWTLPWRGLGLSSNLSVADVPQPYRLLDESPGLFDYVEYSAPLSLEESKAHASLFPEMWRRRQDVPVLFHPVHLNLWGPALEPGQALRDLDAHARAVESPWVGNDVGWWHVDGQPFPGYLYFTPPFNEAGLEACVSHALHVQRHLSVPLALENPAVLARRGQWHVLDFMAKLHARTGAPLLLDLGHLLSHQLSAGLPLETGLDGFPLDQVIELHIAGGVVTHRGPRSFYVDDHTQPVREELFDLLASLIPRCPSLRAVTFEGDGHPPEVARMSLRRLRQLVPSGARPPLTWRVPAAVAAVPPLTEDSQPWALFDAGYAAAPAASVEDEAGTLADQDFRLAVVAEVLDRDWPLTRLLLAGTREGLAAFTGSKEYRKLFDSVARTPGQSFASWAMRRLRESPDEGASAALTLEMLLPSLFTRRVPAPAPGQVGLMEDVRVGSLPVDLSELVHSARAVRRHLTARAWACGTLELSGLDSLNQVARRPGPGPWSFVARRKAGGPEVMSVPPALGEFLGMLAVRPMAEAEVVPGLLEAARGRGLIRRG; encoded by the coding sequence ATGACGCATGCGGTTTCCGAGACATGGACACTGCCCTGGCGGGGCCTGGGGTTGAGCAGCAACCTGAGCGTGGCGGACGTGCCGCAGCCCTACCGCTTGCTGGACGAGTCACCGGGCCTCTTCGACTACGTGGAGTACAGCGCGCCGCTCTCCTTGGAAGAGTCGAAGGCGCACGCCTCGTTGTTCCCGGAGATGTGGCGCCGTCGCCAGGACGTCCCGGTGCTCTTCCATCCCGTCCACCTCAACCTCTGGGGGCCCGCGCTGGAGCCAGGCCAGGCCTTGAGGGATTTGGACGCCCACGCGCGCGCCGTGGAGAGTCCCTGGGTGGGCAACGACGTGGGCTGGTGGCACGTGGACGGGCAGCCCTTCCCGGGCTACCTCTACTTCACGCCGCCCTTCAACGAAGCGGGCCTGGAGGCGTGCGTGTCCCACGCGCTCCATGTCCAGCGGCACCTGTCCGTGCCGCTCGCGCTGGAGAACCCCGCGGTGCTCGCGCGGCGCGGGCAGTGGCATGTGCTCGACTTCATGGCGAAGCTGCACGCGCGCACCGGGGCGCCGCTGCTGCTCGACCTGGGGCACCTGCTCAGCCATCAGCTCTCCGCGGGACTGCCATTGGAGACGGGGCTGGATGGCTTTCCGCTCGACCAGGTCATCGAGCTGCACATCGCCGGAGGCGTGGTGACGCACCGGGGTCCGCGCAGCTTCTACGTGGATGACCACACGCAGCCGGTGCGCGAGGAGCTGTTCGACCTGCTGGCCTCGTTGATTCCGCGCTGCCCGTCGCTGCGCGCCGTCACCTTCGAGGGGGATGGCCACCCGCCCGAGGTCGCCCGGATGTCCTTGCGCCGCCTGCGCCAGCTGGTGCCCTCGGGAGCGCGGCCGCCACTGACGTGGCGCGTACCGGCGGCTGTCGCGGCCGTGCCTCCACTCACGGAGGACAGCCAGCCCTGGGCCTTGTTCGACGCGGGTTACGCCGCCGCGCCCGCGGCCTCCGTGGAGGACGAAGCCGGCACGTTGGCGGACCAGGACTTCCGCCTGGCCGTGGTCGCGGAGGTCCTGGACCGCGATTGGCCCCTCACCCGGTTGTTGCTCGCGGGCACGCGGGAGGGGCTGGCGGCCTTCACCGGCTCGAAGGAGTACCGGAAGCTCTTCGACTCCGTGGCGCGGACGCCCGGGCAGTCCTTCGCGTCCTGGGCCATGCGCCGCCTGCGCGAGTCACCGGATGAGGGGGCGTCGGCGGCGCTGACGCTGGAGATGCTGCTGCCGTCGCTGTTCACGCGGCGGGTGCCCGCGCCCGCGCCGGGGCAGGTGGGGTTGATGGAGGACGTGCGGGTCGGGTCGCTTCCCGTGGACCTGTCCGAGCTGGTCCATTCCGCCCGAGCCGTGCGCCGGCACCTCACGGCCCGTGCGTGGGCGTGTGGCACGTTGGAACTGTCCGGCCTGGATTCGCTGAACCAGGTGGCGCGCCGGCCGGGCCCGGGGCCCTGGTCCTTCGTCGCTCGGCGCAAGGCGGGAGGACCGGAGGTGATGTCGGTGCCCCCGGCCTTGGGTGAATTCCTGGGAATGCTCGCTGTGCGGCCCATGGCCGAGGCGGAGGTAGTCCCTGGGTTGCTGGAGGCGGCGAGGGGGCGTGGGCTGATCCGCCGGGGATAG
- a CDS encoding GNAT family N-acetyltransferase, translating to MPAPSRVEIDESNAQYRGAWRLFALGSKSGEVVERPEVYITACHVAWSMMNSAFLRAPVETEQALAAAAASAARYFSAGKHGWSFVICDDWLAPSVRDNAPSILAWYGLKSEMGVTGMVADRLAPAIHPQPPFAVRPVTDTWGRQAVADINANAYDVPRHFGREAFDEDTLYTPDCQGFVACRDEEAAASTVVLRVDAAAYVALVATQPQHRRQGAAEAVMRHALAKAHQDWGTERTVLHATSAGEPVYTRMGYRPVTRFRMYMAPPPGQG from the coding sequence ATGCCCGCCCCCTCACGCGTCGAGATAGATGAGTCCAACGCGCAGTACCGTGGAGCCTGGAGGCTGTTCGCCCTGGGCAGCAAGTCGGGTGAAGTGGTGGAGCGCCCCGAGGTCTACATCACCGCCTGCCACGTAGCCTGGTCGATGATGAACTCCGCCTTCCTGCGCGCGCCCGTCGAAACGGAACAAGCGCTCGCGGCCGCGGCGGCTTCGGCGGCGCGCTACTTCTCCGCCGGCAAACATGGCTGGAGCTTCGTCATCTGCGACGACTGGCTGGCGCCCTCCGTGCGCGACAACGCGCCCTCCATCCTTGCCTGGTACGGGCTCAAGTCCGAGATGGGCGTCACCGGAATGGTGGCGGACCGGCTGGCGCCCGCCATTCACCCACAGCCCCCGTTCGCCGTCCGTCCCGTCACGGATACCTGGGGCCGGCAGGCCGTGGCCGACATCAACGCCAACGCCTACGACGTCCCCCGCCACTTCGGCCGTGAAGCGTTCGACGAGGACACGCTCTACACCCCGGACTGCCAGGGCTTCGTGGCGTGCCGCGACGAAGAGGCCGCGGCCAGCACGGTGGTGCTGCGCGTGGATGCCGCCGCCTACGTCGCCCTCGTCGCGACCCAGCCGCAACACCGCCGGCAGGGTGCCGCCGAGGCCGTGATGCGACATGCGCTGGCGAAGGCCCATCAGGACTGGGGCACCGAGCGCACCGTCCTCCACGCGACCAGCGCGGGCGAGCCCGTCTACACCCGCATGGGCTACCGGCCGGTGACGCGCTTCCGCATGTACATGGCGCCTCCACCGGGCCAGGGCTGA
- the udk gene encoding uridine kinase, which produces MASPLVVGIAGGTASGKTTVARKVREALADCRVAFIDQDSYYRDLKDLPLADRREVNFDHPDAFDRELLVQHLQALKSGQPIQKPVYDFVTSSRTPQTKNVDPGDIILIEGILVLHMKEVRDVMDVKIYVDADDDLRILRRLTRDIKDRGRDFDHVVSQYLRHVRPMHMGFVEPSKHFADIIIPHGGNNEIAIGMLVGALRGKLSGAVKRD; this is translated from the coding sequence ATGGCGTCCCCCCTCGTCGTCGGAATCGCGGGCGGCACCGCGTCCGGCAAGACCACCGTTGCCCGCAAGGTACGCGAGGCATTGGCCGATTGCCGCGTGGCCTTCATCGATCAGGATTCATACTACCGGGACTTGAAGGACCTTCCGCTGGCGGACAGGCGTGAGGTGAACTTCGACCACCCGGATGCCTTCGACAGGGAGCTGCTGGTTCAGCACCTGCAAGCGCTGAAGTCCGGGCAGCCCATCCAGAAGCCCGTCTACGACTTCGTCACTTCGTCGCGCACGCCGCAGACGAAGAACGTCGACCCCGGCGACATCATCCTCATCGAGGGCATCCTGGTGCTCCACATGAAGGAGGTCCGGGATGTGATGGACGTGAAGATCTACGTCGACGCGGACGACGACCTTCGCATCCTCCGGCGCCTCACCCGCGACATCAAGGACCGCGGCCGCGACTTCGACCACGTGGTGAGCCAGTACCTGCGCCACGTGCGGCCCATGCACATGGGCTTCGTGGAGCCGTCCAAACACTTCGCGGACATCATCATCCCGCACGGCGGCAACAACGAGATTGCCATCGGCATGCTGGTGGGCGCGCTTCGCGGCAAGCTCTCCGGCGCCGTGAAGCGGGACTAG
- a CDS encoding response regulator transcription factor: MAERPTVLVVDDDPHLREIVRFALEQGGFRVDEAADGRAALTQVDRALPALIVLDIMMPELDGLAVCREVRRKHELPIVFLSSRDDEVDRILGLELGGDDYLTKPFSPRELVARVKAVLRRARPAPEVEVPAARMQSRGPLRMDAERWRAWWQDTEVVLTVTEFQLLATLLRVPGKVFTRDELMNRVYDDVVVSDRTIDSHVRRVRQKFASAGGDVIETVHGLGYRLALP; the protein is encoded by the coding sequence GTGGCCGAACGTCCCACAGTCCTGGTCGTCGACGATGATCCTCACCTGAGGGAGATCGTCCGCTTCGCACTGGAGCAGGGAGGCTTCCGGGTGGATGAGGCCGCGGACGGCCGCGCCGCCCTGACGCAGGTCGACCGGGCCCTCCCAGCGCTCATCGTCCTGGACATCATGATGCCGGAGCTGGACGGGCTCGCCGTGTGCCGAGAGGTCCGGCGCAAGCACGAGCTGCCCATCGTCTTCCTCTCCTCACGGGATGACGAGGTCGACCGCATCCTTGGCCTGGAGCTGGGTGGCGACGACTACCTCACCAAGCCCTTCAGTCCGCGCGAGCTCGTGGCCCGCGTGAAGGCGGTGCTCCGGCGCGCGCGGCCCGCCCCGGAGGTCGAAGTGCCCGCGGCGCGGATGCAGTCCCGAGGGCCGCTGCGCATGGACGCGGAGCGCTGGCGCGCGTGGTGGCAGGACACGGAGGTGGTGCTCACGGTGACGGAGTTCCAGCTCCTGGCCACGCTGCTCCGAGTCCCCGGCAAGGTCTTCACCCGGGATGAGCTGATGAACCGCGTCTACGACGACGTGGTGGTCAGCGACCGGACCATCGACAGTCACGTGCGCCGGGTCCGGCAGAAGTTCGCCAGCGCGGGCGGAGACGTCATCGAGACGGTGCATGGCCTTGGCTATCGGCTCGCCCTCCCCTGA
- a CDS encoding alpha/beta fold hydrolase produces the protein MIQATGTHLFTTPLPLEEGELLGNPQVAWAAYGEPSDGKAVVLLHDLAHSHLALGPPEDSAYQPSGWGRALVGTNLALDPAITPVFSPGLLGSPFGSTSPATVNPASGERWGLELPPLTVQDMARAVSATLRARGLTQVRALVGVGLGAHVALRLASLFPDLAEGVVAIGAARALPEGVREKLGLSWQVLRADPDYRDGLYALDAPPRKTMRKLRLDFQKLLCGREFLASAYPAPEAARAALETEADAFADAFDAVSWASLCSAYAGSDVSDGFSRIRARVLLVTGTSDAMAPVNRVRDTYHLLSAAGVSARFLELPGPGDHAALLQDAERLHGPLSDFLRRC, from the coding sequence CCGGGACCCACCTGTTCACCACGCCCCTTCCATTGGAGGAAGGAGAGCTGCTGGGCAATCCCCAGGTGGCCTGGGCGGCCTACGGAGAACCATCAGACGGCAAAGCGGTGGTGTTGCTGCACGACCTCGCGCACTCGCACCTCGCGCTGGGCCCGCCGGAGGACTCGGCGTACCAGCCCTCCGGCTGGGGACGCGCCCTGGTGGGGACGAACCTCGCGTTGGACCCCGCCATCACCCCCGTCTTCTCCCCCGGATTGCTCGGCAGCCCTTTCGGTAGCACGTCGCCCGCAACGGTGAATCCCGCGTCGGGTGAACGCTGGGGGCTCGAGCTGCCGCCGCTCACGGTGCAGGACATGGCGCGCGCCGTGTCGGCCACGCTGCGCGCGCGGGGACTGACGCAGGTGCGCGCGCTGGTGGGCGTGGGACTGGGCGCCCATGTGGCGCTGCGACTGGCGTCGCTGTTCCCCGACCTGGCCGAGGGCGTGGTGGCCATCGGCGCGGCGCGCGCGCTGCCCGAAGGCGTGCGCGAGAAGCTGGGCCTGTCCTGGCAGGTGCTGCGCGCGGACCCGGACTACCGGGACGGCCTCTACGCGCTGGACGCGCCGCCGCGAAAGACGATGCGCAAGCTGCGCCTGGACTTCCAGAAGCTGCTCTGCGGGCGTGAGTTCCTGGCCTCCGCGTACCCCGCCCCCGAAGCGGCCCGCGCCGCGCTGGAGACGGAAGCGGACGCCTTCGCGGACGCCTTCGACGCGGTGTCCTGGGCGTCGCTGTGCTCGGCGTACGCGGGCAGTGACGTGTCGGACGGCTTCTCGCGAATCCGTGCGCGGGTGCTCCTGGTGACGGGGACGTCGGATGCCATGGCCCCGGTGAACCGGGTGCGTGACACCTACCACCTGCTGAGCGCCGCGGGCGTGAGCGCCCGCTTCCTCGAGCTGCCGGGGCCCGGGGACCACGCGGCACTGCTCCAGGACGCGGAGCGGCTCCATGGCCCGCTGAGCGACTTCCTGCGGCGGTGCTGA